One window from the genome of Desulfatirhabdium butyrativorans DSM 18734 encodes:
- a CDS encoding RNA ligase family protein, producing MKEDFFKFPSTPHLATMPGVDIRGDKVLTALERDAFLTYEVTVEEKVDGANLGLSFDSHGNIRAQNRGAYLHLPGSGQWKKLGEWLARHIDALFEHLSDRYILFGEWCYAQHSICYENLPDWFLAFDVYDREAGRFLATAHRDRLLGKMHISQVPDIARGRFTYPEIEDLLSQSKLTNQPAEGIYLRIDHGDWLEQRAKLVRPAFIQSVEQHWSRSAIRPNRLTHDVQ from the coding sequence GTGAAAGAGGACTTTTTCAAATTTCCCTCAACACCTCATCTGGCGACCATGCCGGGAGTTGACATCAGGGGTGATAAGGTTCTGACAGCATTAGAACGTGATGCATTCCTGACGTATGAGGTGACGGTAGAAGAAAAAGTGGACGGCGCAAACCTGGGGCTCTCGTTTGATTCGCATGGGAATATCCGCGCCCAGAACAGGGGGGCTTATTTGCATTTGCCCGGCTCGGGGCAGTGGAAAAAACTTGGCGAATGGTTGGCGCGCCACATCGATGCGCTGTTCGAGCATCTCTCTGACCGGTACATCCTGTTTGGCGAGTGGTGTTATGCCCAGCACTCAATTTGTTACGAAAATCTGCCCGACTGGTTTCTTGCCTTTGATGTTTATGATCGAGAGGCCGGCCGCTTTCTGGCCACAGCGCACCGGGATCGGCTATTAGGTAAGATGCATATCTCCCAGGTGCCAGACATTGCACGCGGGCGGTTTACCTATCCCGAGATTGAAGATCTCTTATCGCAATCAAAGCTGACCAATCAGCCTGCTGAAGGAATTTATCTGCGAATTGATCACGGTGACTGGCTTGAACAACGGGCCAAACTTGTTCGCCCCGCATTTATTCAGTCGGTCGAGCAGCACTGGTCGCGTTCCGCAATCAGGCCGAATCGGCTAACACATGATGTCCAATGA